A window of Streptomyces broussonetiae genomic DNA:
CCGTTGATCAGCCGGACGGCCTTGGTCAGCGCCTCGAAGGAGTAGGTGCGGGTCTCGCCCAGGATCACGAAGTCGGGGTCGTGGTCGGTGAGGATGTAGCCGATGTCGTGCAGCGCGGTGGTCAGGCCCGCCTCGCCGATGACATAGGCGCTGCCGCCGGGCCGCTGGTCGTCCAGGAACTGGGCGGTGGCGAGCGCGGAGGTCCAGATGTTCTCCTCCGGCACGTCCAGGCCCATCCGGCGCAGCCGGGCGTGCAGATCACGGGCGGTGTAGATGGAGTTGTTGGTGAGCACCAGGAAGGGCCGCCCGGACTCGCGCAGCTTCTTCAGGAAGGCGTCGGCGCCGGGGATCGGGACGCCCTCGTGGATCAGGACACCGTCCATGTCGGTGAGCCATGACTCGATCGGCTTGCGGTCTGCCATGTTGTGCGTCTCCTGGCATACGTACGGTCAAGAAAGCGTGGGGGCGCCGGAACCACGGCGTACCGACGCCCCCAGCCTAGTCAGACCTGCGTGATCCGTACCCCGTCGATCACCCGGTACCCGTTGTTGCCTGCGGTGTGGTGCTCGTGCGGGACGGGTCAGCTGCCGGTGGCCGCCTTCCAGTCCTCGACGTACGACGTGAGGTTCTTGTCGATGTCGTTCCAGTCGGGCGTGAAGAGGTTCACGCCGTCCATGATCTTGGTGAGGTCGATGGCGTCGGCGTCGGTGGCCTTGACGTCCTGGCGGGACGCGAAGCCGCCGCCGATCGAGCTGACCTCCTGCTGCTGCTTCTGCGCGAGCATGAAGTCGAGCAGCTTCCTGCCGTTCTCGCTGTGCGGGGCCTTGCCGACCAGGCCGGCCGCATACGGCAGGGCGAAGGTGGTGGGCTTGCCGTCCTTGCCGGCCGGGAACCAGATGCCGAGGTTCGGCATGGTCTTGGCCTGGGCGTAGTTCATCTGCACATCGCCGTTGGCGACGAGCAGTTCGCCCTTGTCGACCTTGGGCGCGAGCTTGCCGGTGGAGGCGGACGGGCCGACGTTGTTGGCCTGCAGCTTCTTCAGGAAGGCGAGGGCCTGGCCCTTGTCGCCGAAGTCGTGCACGGCCTTGATGAGCACGGCGGTGCCGTCACCGGCGACACCCGGGGTGGAGTACTGCAGCTTGTTCTTGTACTGGGGGTCGAGCAGTTCGTTCCACGTCTTGGGAGCCTGCTTCAGCTCCTTCTTGTTGTAGACGAAGCCGAAGTAGTTGTCGACGACGGAGGTCCAGGTGCCGTCGATGGACTTGTCGGCGCCGCTGACCTGGTCGGCGTCCTTGGGCTCGTACTTCTCCAGCAGGCCCTTGGTGTCGGCCTCCTGGATGAAGGGCGGGAGGGTGACCAGCACGTCGGCCTGCGGGTTGCTCTTCTCGCGGACGGCGCGCTGCACGATCTCGCCCGAGCCGCCCTCGACGTACTTGACCTTGATGCCGGTCTGCTTGGTGAAGTCCGCGAAGACCCTGTCGTACCAGCCGTCGCCGTTCTCGCCCTTGAGGCCGTCGGCGCTGTAGACGGTGACCTCCTTGGCGTTCGAGGCGGAGGAGGAGCCGCCGCAGGCGGCCAGCGCGGGGGTGGCGAGGAGAGCGAGGGCTACGGCGAGCGTGATACGGGTTCTGGGCATGGCGAGGCCAACTCCTGGCATTTTCACGGGGATGACGACGGGGTCGTGGGGGGTGCGGGGGGATGCGGGGGGTCAGCGGTACGACGCCCGGGTGCGGACCCGGGAGACGGCGAACAGGACGATCAGGGTCGCGGCCATCAGCACCACGGCGACGGCGGAACCGGTGAACAGGGCGCCGCGGTCGGTGGCGCCGTAGATCAGGACGGGAAGCGGGGTCCAGTCGGGCGGATAGAGCATCATCGTGGCGCTCAGCTCGCCCATGGACAGGGCGAAGCAGAGGCCGGCGGCGGCGGTCAGGGACGGCAGCAGCAGGGGCAGCCGTACCCGCCACAGCACGTAGGAGGGCCGGGCGCCGAGGGAGGCGGCGGCCTGTTCGTAGGCCGGGTCGAGGCGGGTGATCGCCGCCGACACGGACTGGTGGGCGAAGGCCGTGACCAGCACGGTGTGCGCGAGGATCACGATCCACCGGGTGCCGTTGAGCAGCATCGGCGGCTTGGAGAACGCCACCAGGATCGACAGTCCGACGACGACCGACGGTACGGCGACCGGCAGCACGAAGAGGGCGTCCATGACCCTGCGGTAGCGCTTCTTCAGGGCCGCCGCGGCCAGCGCGGCCCAGGTGCCGACGGTCAGCGCGAGCAGGCTGGCCCCGACGGCGGTGAGCAGGCTGGTGGTGAGCGCCTGCAGGGCCTCGCCGCGGGTGGCGGCACGGTAGTTGGCCGTGGTCGGGCCCGAGGGCAGGACGCTGGACCAGTGGGTGGCGAAGGAGGCGCCGAGGACGACGAGGAGGGGCAGGGCGAACAGCGGCACGAAGAGCAGCAGGAACACCGCCCAGACGGCCCACTTGGCCCCACGGCTATGCACCAGCACGACGGCTCACCACCCGGTAGAGGCCGTACAGCCCCACGGAGATCAGGACGTTGACGACGGCGACCACACACGCGCCCGGATAGTCGGACTCCAGGATCGCCTTGCTGTAGACGAGCGTCGGCAGGGTGGTGACCCCCTTCGCACCGGTGAACAGCACGATGCCGAACTCGTTGAGACAGAGCACGAGGACGAGGCTCCCGCCGGCCGCGAGCGCGGGCAGCGCCTCGGGCAGGATCACCTGCCGCACGATCCGCGGCGCCCGCGCGCCCAGTGAACTGGCCGCCTCCAGCTGCGATGTGTCCAGCTGCGAGAAGGCGGCGAGCAGCGGCCGCATCACGAACGGCGTGAAGTAGGTGACCTCGGCCAGCAGCACGCCCCAGGGGGTGGTCAGGAACTGGAACGGCCCGCTCGCCGCGCCGGTCAGATCCGTCCACGCCCCGTTCGCCATGCCCACGCTGCCGTAGATGAACAGCAGCGCCAGCGTGATCAGGAAGGACGGGAAGGACAGGAACACATCGATGAACCGCGCCACCGCCTTCGCCCCGGGGAACGGCACGAACGCGATGACCAGCGCCAGCAGGAAGCCGAGCACCAGGCAGCCGATGGTGGCGGCCACGGCCAGCCAGACGGTCGTCCACAGCGCGTTGCGGAACGCCTCGGAGGCGAAGACGTCGGCGTACGGCTGCAGGGAGGTGCCGCCGGAGTCGGGCTGGAAGGACTGCTGGACGACGAGGGCGAGGGGGTAGAGGAAGAAGAGGGCGAGGGCGGCGACGGGTGGCAGCGCCCACAGGAACGCCCCGAAGGGGCGCCGCGGGGCCGTGCTCGGCCTGCGGCTGCCGCCACCCGGGCGCGACCGGCCACGGACGGCTCGCGTGGTGCGGACGGTGTCAGCCATGGCTCACCCCGGCAGGGAGCAGCACCGCGTCCTCCGGCGCGAAGTGCAGCGCCACCACGTCCCCGAGCGAGGGCGGGTTCTTCAGCTCACGCAGGTCGGCCATCACGTGGTGCCCGTCGACCTCGACGTACAGCCGGTGCGTGGCGCCGCGCCACTGGATCTCGGTGACGGTGCCGACGAGCCGGTTGGGGCCTTCGCCGAGCCCGACCAGGTGGGGCCGTACGCACAGCGTGGCCCGCGCCCCGGCGAGCACCCCCGTCGTGTCGGCCGTCAGCTCGGTGCCCGCGAAGGAGACCGCGCCGGTCCCGACGGTCACCGGCACCAGGTTCGCGCCGCCCACGAAGGAGGCGGTGAACTCGTTGGCCGGGGCGCGGTACAGCTCCTTGGGCGTGCCGCAGGCCTGCAGCCGCGCCTTGTCCATCACCGCGATCCGGTCGGCCAGGGTCAGCGCCTCGACCTGGTCGTGGGTGACGTACAGCATCGAGACCTCGGGCAACTCCCGGTGCAGCCGGGCGAGTTCGGCCAGCATTCCGGAGCGCAGCTGGGCGTCCAGCGCGGACAGCGGCTCGTCCAGGAGCAGCACGTCCGGCCGGATGGCGAGCGCCCGGGCGATGGCGACCCGCTGCTGCTGTCCGCCGGACAGCTCGCGCGGGTGGCGGCGGGCGTAGGAGGCCATCCCGGTCATCTCGAGTGCCTCGGCGACCCGCTGCCGTATCTCGTTCCTGGGCGTCCTGCGTGCCTTGAGTCCGAAGGCCACGTTCTCGTCGACCCGCAGGTGCGGGAAGAGCGCGTACTGCTGCACCACCATGCCGATACCGCGCCGGTACGGCGGCAGGTCCGTCACGTCCCGGCCGCCGAGGAGCACCCGCCCGGACACGGGCCGTACGAACCCGGCGACCGCCCGCAGCGCGGTGGTCTTGCCGGAGCCGGACGGCCCGAGCAGCGCCATGACCTCGCCGGGCTCGACGGTCAGGTCGAGCGAGTCGAGAGCGAGGGTGTCGACGGTCTTGCCGTCGTAGGCGACGGTGACGGAGTCGAAGCGGATGCCCATCTCAGCGCGCTCCCGACAGCAGGGTGGGCAGGTCGGCGACGGAGTCGAGGACGTGCGTGGCACCGGCCGCGCGGAACGCGTCGTCGCCGTGGGCGCCGGTGCGCACGCCGGCCACCAGCCCGGCCCCGGCCCGTACACCGCTGAGCACGTCGTACGAGGTGTCGCCGACGACGGCGACCTGCGTCGTGCTCTCGGCGGCCTTGGTGTGCAGGAAGGCCTGGAGGACCATGTCCGGGTACGGCCGTCCGCGCCCGCCGGCGTCAGCCGGGCACAGGGTGAGCGCGACGGGGAACGAGGGGTCCCGCCAGCCGAGGGCGTCGAGGATGGCGTCCTGGGTGACGCGGGCGAAGCCCGTGGTCAGCACGACGGTGCGGCCGGCGGCGGCGAGTTCCTCGATGGCCTCACGGGCACCGGGGAGGGGGGCGATCAGACCGCTGTCGACCAGGTCGCCGTACGCCTTCTCGAAGGCGCCGTTGGCGCGCTGGGCGCTGTCCTCGTCGCCGAACAGGTGCCGGAAGACGGAGATCTTGGACTCGCCCATGGTGGCGCGGACGTAGGCCAGGTGCTCGGCGTGCCGGGGCGAGCCGGGCTCGACGCCGAGTTCGGCGGCGGCGGACGCGAAGGCGCGCTCGACGAGGCCGCCGTCGGCGACGGTGGTGCCGGCCATGTCGAGGACGACGAGACGGATGTCGGTCAGGGGGTTGTCGGTCACGGTGCTCACCAGCCCAGTTCGTTCGCGGTCGTTTCGGCCATCGCCGGCGAGCAGGTCATGCCGCGCCCGCCGGGCCCGGTGACCAGCCACACGCCGTCGCTCACCTGCTGGCGGTGCACGACCCGGCTCGTGTCGGTGCACTGCGCGTACACGCCCGCCCAGCGGCGGCGGATCTTGGGCAGCGGCCGGCCGAGGAAGGACTCGACGACCCCGACGAGGTGGTCGTAGGGGTCCTCGACGGTGTCGAAGGCGAAGGGGTGCTCGTACTCGTGGGTGTCGCCGATGGTCAGACCGCCGTCGGCGCGCTGCACCATGAGCAGCT
This region includes:
- a CDS encoding 2-aminoethylphosphonate ABC transporter substrate-binding protein — protein: MPRTRITLAVALALLATPALAACGGSSSASNAKEVTVYSADGLKGENGDGWYDRVFADFTKQTGIKVKYVEGGSGEIVQRAVREKSNPQADVLVTLPPFIQEADTKGLLEKYEPKDADQVSGADKSIDGTWTSVVDNYFGFVYNKKELKQAPKTWNELLDPQYKNKLQYSTPGVAGDGTAVLIKAVHDFGDKGQALAFLKKLQANNVGPSASTGKLAPKVDKGELLVANGDVQMNYAQAKTMPNLGIWFPAGKDGKPTTFALPYAAGLVGKAPHSENGRKLLDFMLAQKQQQEVSSIGGGFASRQDVKATDADAIDLTKIMDGVNLFTPDWNDIDKNLTSYVEDWKAATGS
- a CDS encoding ABC transporter ATP-binding protein; amino-acid sequence: MGIRFDSVTVAYDGKTVDTLALDSLDLTVEPGEVMALLGPSGSGKTTALRAVAGFVRPVSGRVLLGGRDVTDLPPYRRGIGMVVQQYALFPHLRVDENVAFGLKARRTPRNEIRQRVAEALEMTGMASYARRHPRELSGGQQQRVAIARALAIRPDVLLLDEPLSALDAQLRSGMLAELARLHRELPEVSMLYVTHDQVEALTLADRIAVMDKARLQACGTPKELYRAPANEFTASFVGGANLVPVTVGTGAVSFAGTELTADTTGVLAGARATLCVRPHLVGLGEGPNRLVGTVTEIQWRGATHRLYVEVDGHHVMADLRELKNPPSLGDVVALHFAPEDAVLLPAGVSHG
- a CDS encoding HAD family hydrolase, with amino-acid sequence MSTVTDNPLTDIRLVVLDMAGTTVADGGLVERAFASAAAELGVEPGSPRHAEHLAYVRATMGESKISVFRHLFGDEDSAQRANGAFEKAYGDLVDSGLIAPLPGAREAIEELAAAGRTVVLTTGFARVTQDAILDALGWRDPSFPVALTLCPADAGGRGRPYPDMVLQAFLHTKAAESTTQVAVVGDTSYDVLSGVRAGAGLVAGVRTGAHGDDAFRAAGATHVLDSVADLPTLLSGAR
- a CDS encoding ABC transporter permease, with amino-acid sequence MLVHSRGAKWAVWAVFLLLFVPLFALPLLVVLGASFATHWSSVLPSGPTTANYRAATRGEALQALTTSLLTAVGASLLALTVGTWAALAAAALKKRYRRVMDALFVLPVAVPSVVVGLSILVAFSKPPMLLNGTRWIVILAHTVLVTAFAHQSVSAAITRLDPAYEQAAASLGARPSYVLWRVRLPLLLPSLTAAAGLCFALSMGELSATMMLYPPDWTPLPVLIYGATDRGALFTGSAVAVVLMAATLIVLFAVSRVRTRASYR
- a CDS encoding HAD-IIA family hydrolase, with translation MADRKPIESWLTDMDGVLIHEGVPIPGADAFLKKLRESGRPFLVLTNNSIYTARDLHARLRRMGLDVPEENIWTSALATAQFLDDQRPGGSAYVIGEAGLTTALHDIGYILTDHDPDFVILGETRTYSFEALTKAVRLINGGARFIATNPDNVGPSTEGDLPATGSVAALITAATRKKPYFVGKPNPLMMRAGLNAIGAHSETSAMIGDRMDTDVLAGLEAGMRTFLVLSGVTQPEDVDRYPFRPSQVVDSIADLVDLV
- a CDS encoding 2-aminoethylphosphonate ABC transporter permease subunit, with the translated sequence MADTVRTTRAVRGRSRPGGGSRRPSTAPRRPFGAFLWALPPVAALALFFLYPLALVVQQSFQPDSGGTSLQPYADVFASEAFRNALWTTVWLAVAATIGCLVLGFLLALVIAFVPFPGAKAVARFIDVFLSFPSFLITLALLFIYGSVGMANGAWTDLTGAASGPFQFLTTPWGVLLAEVTYFTPFVMRPLLAAFSQLDTSQLEAASSLGARAPRIVRQVILPEALPALAAGGSLVLVLCLNEFGIVLFTGAKGVTTLPTLVYSKAILESDYPGACVVAVVNVLISVGLYGLYRVVSRRAGA